The following nucleotide sequence is from Saccharothrix texasensis.
CCTACCCGGCGGTGCGCCGGCCGGGCCTGGTGAACTACCTGATGCTCGGTGCGGACAGCGCCAGCTTCCACGCCGGGTTCCGGATCGCCGACGGCGACGTCGTGGACATCGAGTTCACCAGCCACGGCGTGCGGCTGGACAACCGGGTGGAGTTCGCCAAGCGCTCGGCCACGGTCTGACACCGCTCCAGGTCTCCGCCGCCTCGCCGGGCCGCCGGCGGCGGCGGAGACGTCCGCCCCTACCATTGGCACGTCGCGGCTGCCAACGGATACCGGCGGGCAGGCCGGTGCGGGATCCGGAACCGACTGGTCCTCGCACACGGTGGTTCCGCCCGGCGACCGCCACCGACTGCCCGACGCGGCCGTCGTCGCTCGTGCCGGTGCTGATCGACAGGTCGGGCGGAGCGGGTGCGCCGGTGGCGTGCTCGCCGGGGAGCCGAGCGCGTTCGACCCTGTCGCCGAAGGGCCGGCTCGCGGCAGCGGTTTGACCATCACATCAGTGGGAAGGTTCGAGTAAAGACCATGCCAAACCAGAGCACTCGGGTTCCCCCGGAGGCGACCGGGGGGCGCGCGTTACCCCTCGCGGCGTTGTTGGCGCTGACCACCGCCGCGTTCATCACGGTGCTGACCGAGGCCCTCCCCGCGGGCGTGCTCATCCCGATGAGTGCCGGACTGCGCGTCAGCGAGTCGGCCACGGGCCAGTTGGTCACCATCTACGCCATCGGCACGGCGGTGTCCGCGATCCCGCTGTCGATCGCCACGGCCACGTGGCGGCGCAAACGCCTCCTGCTGTTCGGCGTGGCCGGCTTCGCGGTCGCCAACACGGTCACGGCCGTCTCGGCGAACTTCCCCCTCACCTTGGGCGCCCGGTTCGTGGCCGGCGTCGCGGCGGGCGTCGTGTGGGCCCTGCTGGCCGGTTACGCGCGGCGCATGGCACCCCCGCACCTGCAGGGAAAGGCCATCGCCATCGTCATGGCGGGCATTCCGGCCGCGCTGTCCCTCGGCATCCCGGCGGGCACCTTCCTCGGCGGGCTGCTCGGCTGGCGCCTGGCGTTCTGGCTGATGACCGCCGTGGCCGTGCTCCTGCTCGGCTGGATCGCCGCCCTCGTGCCCGACCAGCCCGGTCAGGCCGAACGGGGCAGTCGGCCACCGCTGCTGCGGACCTTGGCGGTCCCGGGTGTCGCACCGGTCCTGTTCGTCACGCTGGTGTTCGTGCTCGCGCACACGATCCTCTACACCTACGTCGCCACGTTCCTCGACGAGATCGGCATGGGCGAGTCCATCGACGTCGTGCTGCTCGTCCTCGGCATCGCCTCGATGCTCAGCATCTGGATCGTCGGCGCCACCATCGAGCGCAAGCTGCGACTGCTCACCATCGCCAGCACCATCCTGGTCGCCGTGGCAGCCGGAGGGCTCGCCGTGGTGGCGGACAGCGCCGTGCTGGTCTACGTCGCCGTGACGCTGTGGGGCCTCGGCTGGGGCGGTGTGCCGACCCTGCTCCAGACCGCCGTGGGCGTCGCGGGCGGCGAAGCCTCCGACACCGCGCAGGCGATGCTGGTGACCCTGTGGAACGCCGCCATGGCCGGCGGCGGCGTCGTGGGTGGCATCATGCTGACCCAACTCGGCCCCCGCGCGTTCCCGTGGAGCGTGCTGGTCCTCCTGGCGCCGGTGCTCGTGGTGACCATCGCGGCCCGGGCCCACGGCTTCCCCGCGACGAAGCTCAGCGAACGCGTATGACCTCGTGGCGGCCCGGTCCTCACCGGGCCGCCCGACCAGCTCGGTCACTCCGTCCCGCGACTCGGAACGACCGCGGCGACCACCGCACGAGATCGTCCGGGCATCCCGCCGGGTCCGACTCGACGCGGCAACGCACCACGCAGGGCGCGTAGATCAACTCCGGTGACCGCGGTGACCCGGTCGAAGTGCGCGCGGCCGGCCGGCCGTCACCGCGTGAACGGGGTCAGATCGATCGACTCGGCCAGCGCTCGGGTGCCGGTGTCGTTCAGGTGGATGTGGTCGCCGCTGTCGTACTCGGGGCGCAGGCGGCTCGGGTCGGCGGGGTCGGCCACGGCGTCGAAGTCGGCGTGCGGGCCGAACTCCGTGCGCAGCCAGGCGTTCGCCTCACGTCGGATCGCCTGGCCCCGCGGTGTGTCGTAGCCCGGGTAGGTGGTGCCGGCGTACGGGCCCAGGGTCGCCGCGACGACGGTCAGGCCGGCGGCACGCCCCCGCCGGGCCAGTTCGGTGAACCCGGCCACCAGGTCGTCGGCGGACGGCGGTGCGCCGGTCCCGAACCGGCCCGGCACGCCGAGGTCGTTGAGGCCGAGGTGGAGGAGGACGTGCCGCGCGCCGGGCACGGCCAGCACGTCGCGGTCGAAGCGGGCCAGGGCGTGGTCCCCGATCACGTCCGTGAGCAGGCGGTTGGTGCCGATGCCCTGGTTGACGAACCAGCCGCGGGTCAGGCGCGCGGTGAGCAGGTCGGGCAGGCGGCTGTTGGTGTTCGGGGTCGTCCCGCGGCCCTCGAACCACGAGTCGCCGAAAGCGACCGACACCGGGGTCCCCGCGGGGGCCAGGACGTCCACGCCGGCGACGAGGTAGCGCGACCCCAGTTCTCCCGCGGCCTCGAAGCGCGGTTCGGCGCACCGGTCGCCGGAGGTCACGTACGCGGTCTGGGCGGGTTGGTGGGAGTAGGTGACCGGGCCGGTGTCGCGGGGCAGGTACAGGCTGAGCACCAGGTCGGTGCCCGCCGTGACGGCCAGGTCGACCGGGTCGCTGGTGGTGGTCTCGCCCGGTGGCACGACGGTCTCCGGGAACACCAGCGCCCGGTCGGTCGCCGGGTCGATGCCGCTGCCCCGCGTGCGCACGGCGATCCGCGCGCCGCCGAGCCGCAGGGGACGCCTGCCGTACTGGTTGGTCAGCGTGACCCGCACCGCCGCGCCGCCGCCTGCCAGGTGCAGCACCTGGCGCAGCGTCTCGTCGGCGAAAGCCCGGGACGGTGCGAGCTGGAACGGCTCGAACGGGCTCACCACACCGGTGCGGAACCCGGCGACCCAGGTCAGCTCAGCCACACGTCCCCCACCGGCAGGGGTTCCAGAGCCGGGTAGCCGATCGCGGCCGGGGCGGGGCGCAGGACGGGGTCGACCGGGCTGGGCAACGCGCCGACGTCGAACCCGTCACCGACCAGGCGGTCCGGGCCGTCCGGGGTGACCAGGCCCGCCGCGACCGCCTCGGGGAAGGTGCCCACGACGGTGGCGCAGACGTCCTCGCCGTCGAACACCGACCGCCAGTGCGCCGCCGGGTGGGCCGCGATCCGCTCGGCGACGGCCTCGGCCACCGCCGCCTCCTGCCCGGCGTCGTCCAGGTACTCGGCGGGCAGGCCGATCAGCTCCGCCAGCAGGCGCCAGAACTTCTCCTCCAACGACGCCACGGCCACGTGCCTGCCGTCGGCGGTCGGGTAGATCCGGTAGCGCGGGCTGCCGCCGGTGAGCAGGTCCGCGCCGGGCACGGGCCACCCACCGCCCGCCTGGTGGGTGGCGAAGTAGCCGTAGATCATGGTCTGCAGGTTGCGGGACATCGAGATGTCGAGGTGCGCGCCGACGCCCGTGGCGTCCCTGCGCCGCAGGGCCAGCAGGATGTTCACCACCGCCGGGTAGGTGCCGCCCGCGAGGTCGGCGATCACCGTCGGCGGCAGCGGCGGCGCGCCCGTGGCGTCGACCACCACATCCAGCAGCCCCATGCCCGCCAGGTAGTTGAGGTCGTGCCCGGCGCGCGTGGCGTGCGCCCCGGTCTGGCCGTAGCCGGTGATGGAGCAGTAGACGACACCCGGGTTGCGCGAGCGCACCGCCTCGTAGCCCAAGCCCAGCCGGTCCACCACGCCGGGGCGGAACTGCTCCACCACGACGTCGGCGGAGGTGGCCAGGGCGAGCACCCGGTCGCGGTCGGCCGGGTCCTTCAGATCGGCCGCGAAGGCCCGCTTGCCGCGGTTGAGGATCGCGTAGTTCGCGCTCGCCCCTCCCAGCTTCGGCTGGTAGGACCGCATCTCGTCACCGCGACCCGGGCGTTCGACCTTGACCACGTCCGCGCCCGCGTCGGCGAGCAGCAGCGTGGCCATCGGACCGGGGAGCAGGGTGGACAGGTCCAGCACGCGCACCCCGTCGAGGCTCATGCCCCCTCCCCCGCGACGAGTTCGCGCAGCCGGTACTTCTGGATCTTCCCGCTCTGCGTGGTCGGCAACTCGGGCAGCAGGACCAGGCGCTCCGGCAGGTAGTGCTTGGACAGCCCGCCCGCCAGCAGGTAGTCGCACAGCGCGGGCAGCTCCAGCACCGCTCCGGGCCGGGCGACGAGCACCGCGCACGCCCGTTCGCCGAGCCGCTCGTCGGAGTAGCCGACCACGGCGGCGTCGAGCACGTCCGGGTGGTCGAACAGCAGCGACTCGACCTCCGTGACGGGGATGTTCTCGCCGCCGCGGATGATGACGTCCTTGGTACGCCCCCGCAGCGACAGCCGGCCGTGCTCGTCGAGGCTCGCCGTGTCGCCCGTGCGGAACCACAGGCCGGGCAGGAAAGACTCGTCGGTGGCGTCCGGCCGGTCGTAGTAGCCGACGATCACGCCGGGGCCGCGCATCAGCAGCTCCCCCGTCACGCCCGGCGGCACGGCCCTGCCCTCGTCGTCCACGACGCGCACCTGCGAGCCGGGGAACACCGACCCGTCGGTGCGCTGGACGTCGTCGTCCTCCAGCGGGGTCGCGGAGGTCATGATGCTGCACTCGGTCATGCCCCACGCGGGCGCGATGTACGCGCCGAGGGCCCGCCCGGCTTTGGCCGGCAACGTGCGCGGCACCGGGGACCCGGCGACCACGAGGCACCGGAACGGGCAGTCGGGGTCGTCGGCGAGGTCGGTGCGCAACATGTCCTGCAGGAACGTCGGCGCGCCGAAGAACGCCGTGATGCCCTCCGCGCGCACCACCTCCGCGCACCACCCGGGGTCCCAGTGGTCGACGTGCACGCCCGTCCCGGCGAGGTAGGCGGTGAACAGGATGCCCCACACGAACCCCGAGTGGTGCCCGGCGGGTGAGGCGACCAACTGCACCATCGGGTCACCGAACGTGCC
It contains:
- a CDS encoding MFS transporter, with protein sequence MPNQSTRVPPEATGGRALPLAALLALTTAAFITVLTEALPAGVLIPMSAGLRVSESATGQLVTIYAIGTAVSAIPLSIATATWRRKRLLLFGVAGFAVANTVTAVSANFPLTLGARFVAGVAAGVVWALLAGYARRMAPPHLQGKAIAIVMAGIPAALSLGIPAGTFLGGLLGWRLAFWLMTAVAVLLLGWIAALVPDQPGQAERGSRPPLLRTLAVPGVAPVLFVTLVFVLAHTILYTYVATFLDEIGMGESIDVVLLVLGIASMLSIWIVGATIERKLRLLTIASTILVAVAAGGLAVVADSAVLVYVAVTLWGLGWGGVPTLLQTAVGVAGGEASDTAQAMLVTLWNAAMAGGGVVGGIMLTQLGPRAFPWSVLVLLAPVLVVTIAARAHGFPATKLSERV
- a CDS encoding GDSL-type esterase/lipase family protein; this encodes MAELTWVAGFRTGVVSPFEPFQLAPSRAFADETLRQVLHLAGGGAAVRVTLTNQYGRRPLRLGGARIAVRTRGSGIDPATDRALVFPETVVPPGETTTSDPVDLAVTAGTDLVLSLYLPRDTGPVTYSHQPAQTAYVTSGDRCAEPRFEAAGELGSRYLVAGVDVLAPAGTPVSVAFGDSWFEGRGTTPNTNSRLPDLLTARLTRGWFVNQGIGTNRLLTDVIGDHALARFDRDVLAVPGARHVLLHLGLNDLGVPGRFGTGAPPSADDLVAGFTELARRGRAAGLTVVAATLGPYAGTTYPGYDTPRGQAIRREANAWLRTEFGPHADFDAVADPADPSRLRPEYDSGDHIHLNDTGTRALAESIDLTPFTR
- a CDS encoding CaiB/BaiF CoA transferase family protein is translated as MSLDGVRVLDLSTLLPGPMATLLLADAGADVVKVERPGRGDEMRSYQPKLGGASANYAILNRGKRAFAADLKDPADRDRVLALATSADVVVEQFRPGVVDRLGLGYEAVRSRNPGVVYCSITGYGQTGAHATRAGHDLNYLAGMGLLDVVVDATGAPPLPPTVIADLAGGTYPAVVNILLALRRRDATGVGAHLDISMSRNLQTMIYGYFATHQAGGGWPVPGADLLTGGSPRYRIYPTADGRHVAVASLEEKFWRLLAELIGLPAEYLDDAGQEAAVAEAVAERIAAHPAAHWRSVFDGEDVCATVVGTFPEAVAAGLVTPDGPDRLVGDGFDVGALPSPVDPVLRPAPAAIGYPALEPLPVGDVWLS
- a CDS encoding AMP-binding protein, which gives rise to MTGLLLRGQHTPVTAADAEAFRAAGWWPGTPIRALLSDAAARHPDRVALVGHRPGREPVRQTYRAFDRAATRVASALHALGVGEGDVVALMLPNSVEYGALVFGISEVGAVYTGIPVSYGERQVVPILRRSRAVALIIPRRWRTTDHLALVRGLRADLPSLRHVVVVGDDFEAGPGEHLWDDFVDVPLAAFPPREPGELCYFGFTSGTTGEPKGAMHTHDTLLYAVKGLADHLGPGTFGDPMVQLVASPAGHHSGFVWGILFTAYLAGTGVHVDHWDPGWCAEVVRAEGITAFFGAPTFLQDMLRTDLADDPDCPFRCLVVAGSPVPRTLPAKAGRALGAYIAPAWGMTECSIMTSATPLEDDDVQRTDGSVFPGSQVRVVDDEGRAVPPGVTGELLMRGPGVIVGYYDRPDATDESFLPGLWFRTGDTASLDEHGRLSLRGRTKDVIIRGGENIPVTEVESLLFDHPDVLDAAVVGYSDERLGERACAVLVARPGAVLELPALCDYLLAGGLSKHYLPERLVLLPELPTTQSGKIQKYRLRELVAGEGA